One segment of Vibrio mimicus DNA contains the following:
- a CDS encoding helix-turn-helix domain-containing protein has protein sequence MSEEAIAKRINDAITQNGGYQKISEITGISVSTLVRAAKGKTEPKLKDVMLISSATGIPLNKIAYGEDEESPVEKYMAEIVKGLATMNDVLFSERIAELERKIEELKG, from the coding sequence ATGTCAGAAGAAGCAATAGCGAAGAGAATTAATGACGCCATAACCCAAAATGGCGGATATCAAAAAATTAGTGAAATAACTGGCATCAGTGTTAGCACTTTAGTTCGGGCAGCAAAAGGCAAAACAGAGCCAAAACTAAAAGATGTAATGTTAATAAGTTCAGCAACAGGAATACCCTTGAACAAAATAGCCTATGGAGAAGATGAAGAGTCTCCAGTTGAAAAATACATGGCTGAAATCGTTAAAGGTTTGGCAACAATGAACGATGTACTGTTCTCTGAAAGAATCGCAGAACTAGAAAGAAAAATTGAAGAGTTAAAAGGGTAA